The DNA window CAGTCCAAGCGGTAGGCGCGCGAGTCTAGACCCGCCGCCAAGACGACCACCTGCCGCACCCCCGCGTCCGCCGCGCGGCGGAAATATTCGTCGAAGTATCTGGTGCGGGCGCCCTGGAAGTTGACGAAATGCTCCCCGAAGTCGGCGCTCTTCAGCTGGTGGTCGGGGTCCTTGCCGTCGAGGACGTCGGCCCACGAACCGCCGACGGCGCGGCAGAAGACCTCCGCGTATGGATCCACGGCCAGTGGGTCGGGTTTCTGCGCCTCCAATGCCCGCGCCGTTGCCACGAACAACGCGGTCGAACCCACACTTGTGGTGATATCCCAGGTGTCACCTTCGCTTCGCACCCGACCCACACTACGCCGCCAAGCTGGGGCGCCTAATCCCTATGGGGCACAACGCTAATGGTGAACTTTCCTAAAGCCGCAGGCCCGCGGTGCAGCCATCCGTCATACTGGGATGTCCAAAACGCGGGACTCTCACCAGCCCACCACGACGACGTTTGCCGAGGAGTAGCCATCGAACCGTCGCTCGCCTGGTTGCTTCAACCCCTTGAGGTAGAGACCTTTCTCAACGAGATTTGGGGGGCAACGCATTACCACGTCAAGCGCGGCTGCGCGGGCTACTTCGATAGCCTGCTGCGGGCGCCGTCGGCGATTGAGGAATTGTTGGAGCTTTTTCGCCGGGACCCATCGACGGTGCACCTGCTCAAGGGGGAAGACAGGAGGTCAGGCTCCGACAGCTACCGGCTTGCTGACGGCAGCCTGGACCTTGTCCGCGTGCGCAACGACTTTGCCGATGGCTACACGATCATTTTGGGCGGCGTCGAGCGCTACATGCGCGCGGTTGGGTCGTTGGCCCACTCCATCGAGGTCGAGCTGAACTACCCGATACAGGTCAACGCCTACATCACCCCGCCCGAAACACAAGGGCTCATTCCCCACTACGACGACCACGACGTGTTTTTCTTGCAGGTCCATGGATCTAAGCTTTGGCATTTGTACGACGGCCCCTCTGTGCCACCGCGCGAGCTGCAACCCGAGAAGAACAAGGCTGTTGCCATCGACGGCCTCCCGTTGCGAGCCGACTTGCGCCTCGAAGTCGGCGACGTGCTGTATCTGCCACGCGGCCAAGTTCATGCGGCCGAGACGAATTCAGAGCCATCCGCCCATCTGACCGTCGGATTCCACCCGCCCACCATGCTCACGCTCGCCATCGCGGCGCTGTCCGCGCAGCGATTCCACGATGATCGTCTGAACGCATATCTGCCGCCGCGACACCTCGATGACGCTGATGTGCAGGCGGACCTTGCCGACCTCCTACGTGACGCTGTCAAAGCGGTTGAGGACCAGGGCGCCGTCGCGAGAGGTCTCGACGTCTTGGCGGATCGCCTGGTCCGCCGCGGCCGAATCCCACCAATCGGACCGGCCTCGAACGCCGCCCGAATCGACGGACAGACACTGGTGCGGAAGTACCAACCGCTCTATTCTCGCGTGCGGGCCGTTGACGGCGGTGTTGCGCTGCGGTTTGCGGGTTTGTCCGTGCGCGCCGGGACGGACCACAAAGCCGCGATGCTGTTCATCGCGAGAAGCGCCGAGCCGTTTCGGGTTTGCGATCTTCCCGGACTGGGTGCGCAGGAGCAGATCGAGCTGGCCCGGTCGCTTATCGTGAGCGGATTCCTGGTCCGGGTCCAGGACTGATTCGCCGAATTCGCGGTCCGCGTCCCCGGCGCCATGCTGGATTCTGCTGCAACGGATCCGGTCGGGTGGGTGTGCATCGATATGCCACCCGGGCTGGAAACGGTATAGCTAAGCGGCAATTCATTTCGGGCTCGATGTCGACCCTGATGCCGTTGCGCGCATGGCGGAGGAGATGCTTCAGGGCCGCTCAACGCTTTGCCGAGCCGGGCTACTGCGCTTGCTGTCCACAATAGTGGCATTACTATCGGCGTAGCGGCGGGGAAACTTCTCGACCTGTCCCGCGCTGTCGACGATGCGGCGACCCCGCCGGCCCAGAACGGGTGTGATTCCGAGGTGACCTCGACGACGACCAGGGGGTACGTGTCGACTCCCGACGGCCGAACCGGTGCTCGACCACCAGCGTTCCCGGGCTTCGCAACCGCGCACCCACGACCGCGTCGGTGTCCCTCTGGACATCCGCGCGCCGCGGCACCGACCGCCCATTCACCGTAATCGTCTGCGCCGCTTGCGCGGTCGGCCATCAGCTGTCGGTGATCGACGAACTACGCCCCACGATCCGCCGCTGCCCGCGCTCCATGCTGGTCTCGGCCGCCTGCATGCTCGGACCACTCACCTGTTCGTCCCGACCGACCGGCGGCGGCGTCATGGCCGTGGTGCAACCTTGCACCGACGACCGGGTGGCCTGCGGCCCCGCGCATTGGATAGGCCCTATCGCCGACCGTGCCGCGGCCGCAGAACTGCGCGATTGGCTGGAGCGCGGGCAGTGGGAAATCACACCCGTACCCCGTCAACTCGGGCTGCATGAGCGTTGGACAGGCGGTTCGAGCCGGCGGAATTGATCAACGCGGGTACGCGTACGGATTGGGCGGGGCGTCGATCTGGCTGACCGCGGTGGCCTGCAGCGTGGGAACCGCCGGCGAATTCGGTTGCCGTGGTGCGGGAGTCACCTGGCCCTGGACGCGAAGCCAGGTGTTGTCCGGCAGGCCGGCCGCACCCCCGGCGGCCGGGCCACGCAGATGGATGCGGGCCAGCTGGGCGTCGGCCGCGCAGCAGATGATGACGACGCGACCGAGGTCGACGCCCTGCGCCTCGTTGAGCACGAACCCGGTGACGGTGATCGTCCGGTTCGTCAACGAACCGGTCGTGTCGTGCGCCTCGCGCATCAGCACCTCCGGCAGCGAGACCTCCGGCGCCGGCCCGGGCGGCAACGGTGGAAACGTTTTGTTCACAACACTATTGGACGCCGATGTGACGGAGGGAGCGGCGGCCGAGGGCCGCAGCGTCGGGGGCGCCACGAACATCAGCACCACGACCGCGACCACCAGCAACCAGACGATGCCGGTCCGATGGGAATGCTCGTGACCGTGATCGCCGGCCGCGTCGTTCGGCGGGGGCCCGCCCCGGCGGATATCGC is part of the Mycobacterium mantenii genome and encodes:
- a CDS encoding cupin domain-containing protein, yielding MVNFPKAAGPRCSHPSYWDVQNAGLSPAHHDDVCRGVAIEPSLAWLLQPLEVETFLNEIWGATHYHVKRGCAGYFDSLLRAPSAIEELLELFRRDPSTVHLLKGEDRRSGSDSYRLADGSLDLVRVRNDFADGYTIILGGVERYMRAVGSLAHSIEVELNYPIQVNAYITPPETQGLIPHYDDHDVFFLQVHGSKLWHLYDGPSVPPRELQPEKNKAVAIDGLPLRADLRLEVGDVLYLPRGQVHAAETNSEPSAHLTVGFHPPTMLTLAIAALSAQRFHDDRLNAYLPPRHLDDADVQADLADLLRDAVKAVEDQGAVARGLDVLADRLVRRGRIPPIGPASNAARIDGQTLVRKYQPLYSRVRAVDGGVALRFAGLSVRAGTDHKAAMLFIARSAEPFRVCDLPGLGAQEQIELARSLIVSGFLVRVQD
- a CDS encoding TIGR03943 family putative permease subunit — protein: MSREAENTVLLLVGISIAMITGSGVFTRYVKPGLLPWLAVSAVVLIGLALVAIVGDIRRGGPPPNDAAGDHGHEHSHRTGIVWLLVVAVVVLMFVAPPTLRPSAAAPSVTSASNSVVNKTFPPLPPGPAPEVSLPEVLMREAHDTTGSLTNRTITVTGFVLNEAQGVDLGRVVIICCAADAQLARIHLRGPAAGGAAGLPDNTWLRVQGQVTPAPRQPNSPAVPTLQATAVSQIDAPPNPYAYPR